A window of the Sabethes cyaneus chromosome 1, idSabCyanKW18_F2, whole genome shotgun sequence genome harbors these coding sequences:
- the LOC128745924 gene encoding probable serine/threonine-protein kinase clkA, with protein MYEWIHSQDVNEESYAKAALRRHFLGGLQDSELAQAGKSQRDKPFPELLSWLQKENEEAQELRDINSRLRDGHWDQNARNSYRGNNRPKSNNTQYQGNRNEYAGNGNQNFRNGYYNNYNKNNNAFNNTGNRNNYNQRYEGDAGYGNNSAPNFNNNNNYNNRNNFWEYEAQNPQRRSGGFNSWQDRNDQATQNDKPCYMFSRCQTPKDDYRRKEARNPQFMAHRRGPTKKTAVSSRDNKVADLVIGVISKINTQDIIKGRALNKGSNFDYIVLQREVNEREDPSPKVMKEAMDRWGLTDIKVDDNHNLNSFTELRDRRIMARARARGDLQSQAALVNRNTQVIYGNNSNNENNNNSNMINNNNTNIAGGRINTPFRQIFNISSNENVRNSTNNNFDSNEEAETTLEGLDLDSRMDCDLLEHKQSPRAIGSDRINKLREAINLAHLPDKDFTEIKSILENFVDLFFFKGDRLTITDIAVHEIETSSNIPINKRQYRFPEATKRHINKEIEEMRAQGIIKPSTSPWNAPVLCVPKKPDADGNKKYRIVVDFRALNEPR; from the exons ATGTACGAATGGATACATAGCCAAGACGTAAATGAGGAATCTTACGCGAAGGCAGCCCTTAGAAGACATTTCTTAGGGGGATTGCAGGACAGTGAGCTTGCGCAAGCGGGAAAATCACAAAGAGACAAACCATTTCCTGAATTGCTCTCGTGGCTCCAAAAAGAAAACGAGGAGGCACAGGAACTGAGGGACATTAATTCCCGATTAAGAGACGGGCATTGGGACCAAAATGCCAGAAACTCATATCGAGGAAATAATAGACCCAAAAGTAATAACACACAATATCAGGGGAATAGAAATGAGTACGCCGGCAATGGAAATCAGAATTTCCGAAATGGCTATTATAATAACtataacaaaaacaataacGCGTTTAACAATACTGGTAATAGAAACAACTATAACCAGCGATATGAGGGTGACGCAGGATATGGAAATAATAGCGCACCAAATttcaacaataacaataactaCAATAATAGAAATAATTTTTGGGAATATGAGGCACAAAATCCGCAACGAAGAAGTGGCGGATTTAACAGCTGGCAGGATCGGAATGATCAGGCGACTCAAAATGACAAACCGTGCTATATGTTTAGCCGGTGTCAAACACCAAAAGACGATTACAGAAGGAAAGAGGCTAGGAATCCTCAATTCATGGCTCACAGAAG GGGACCCACGAAGAAAACTGCCGTCAGCAGCCGCGACAACAAGGTAGCAGATTTAGTAATTGGTGTGATCAGCAAGATCAACACGCAAGATATAATCAAGGGCCGCGCCCTCAACAAGG GCAGCAACTTTGATTATATAGTGCTGCAGAGGGAAGTAAACGAAAGAGAAGACCCGAGTCCTAAGGTCATGAAAGAAGCCATGGATCGGTGGGGTTTAACAGACATTAAGGTGGATGATAACCATAATCTAAACTCATTTACCGAACTAAGAGACCGGCGCATTATGGCGAGAGCGCGAGCGCGGGGAGACCTGCAGAGCCAGGCAGCACTTGTAAATAGAAATACACAAGTAATTTACGGTAACAATAGTAATAacgaaaacaataataatagcaatatgattaataataataataccaaCATTGCTGGTGGGAGGATTAATACCCCATTCAGACAAATTTTTAATATAAGTTCGAACGAGAACGTAAGAAACTCGACGAACAATAATTTTGATAGCAACGAGGAGGCTGAAACAACCCTCGAAGGTTTAGACCTAGATTCTAGAATGGATTGCGACCTCCTAGAACACAAACAATCTCCGAGAGCAATCGGAAGTGACAGGATTAATAAGCTACGAGAGGCGATAAACTTAGCACACCTACCGGACAAAGATTTCACagaaataaaatcaattttagaaaattttgtgGACTTATTTTTTTTCAAGGGAGATAGGCTGACCATCACTGATATAGCAGTGCATGAGATAGAGACCTCCTCCAATATTCCTATTAACAAAAGACAATACCGATTTCCAGAAGCCACAAAAAGGCACATTAACAAAGAAATCGAAGAAATGAGGGCGCAAGGCATTATCAAGCCAAGCACAAGCCCATGGAATGCACCAGTGCTGTGCGTACCGAAGAAGCCAGATGCGGATGGTAACAAAAAGTACCGCATTGTGGTAGACTTCAGAGCCTTGAATGAG